In one window of Henckelia pumila isolate YLH828 chromosome 1, ASM3356847v2, whole genome shotgun sequence DNA:
- the LOC140875818 gene encoding phytochrome-associated serine/threonine-protein phosphatase-like isoform X2, with protein MDLDKWIVKVKEGQHLSEDELQLLCEYVKEILIEESNVQPVNSPVTVCGDIHGQFHDLMKLFQTGGHVPETNYIFMGDFVDRGYNSLEVFTILLLLKARYPANITLLRGNHESRQLTQVYGFYDECQRKYGNANAWRYCTDVFDYLTLSAIIDGTVLCVHGGLSPDIRSIDQIRVIERNCEIPHEGPFCDLMWSDPEDIETWAVSPRGAGWLFGSRVTSEFNHINKLDLVCRAHQLVQEGLKYMFQDKGLVTVWSAPNYCYRCGNVASILSFNENMEREVKFFTETEENNQMRGPRSGVPYFL; from the exons ATGGATTTGGACAAGTGGATAGTTAAGGTGAAAGAGGGTCAGCACTTGTCCGAAGACGAACTTCAGCTCCTCTGCGAATAC GTAAAAGAGATATTGATTGAGGAGTCAAATGTTCAGCCCGTCAATAGTCCAGTCACTGTATGTGGGGACATCCATGGGCAGTTTCATGATCTAATGAAACTTTTCCAGACTGGAGGTCATGTACCAGAGACCAACTACATATTTATG GGAGATTTTGTTGATCGTGGTTATAATAGTCTAGAAGTTTTCACCATTCTTTTGCTTCTCAAAGCAAG ATATCCAGCTAACATTACTCTCCTACGTGGAAATCATGAAAGCAGGCAGTTAACACAG GTTTATGGATTCTATGATGAATGCCAAAGAAAGTATGGGAATGCTAACGCTTGGCGATATTGCACAGATGTTTTTGACTATTTAACTCTGTCAGCAATTATTGATGGGAcg GTACTGTGCGTACATGGTGGCCTATCCCCAGATATTAGAAGCATCGACCAG ATTCGAGTTATTGAACGGAACTGTGAAATTCCGCATGAAGGGCCATTCTGTGATTTAATGTGGAGTGATCCTGAAGATATTGAGACATGGGCAGTAAGTCCTCGAGGTGCAGGCTGGCTTTTCGGGTCTAGGGTTACATCTGAG TTCAATCACATCAACAAACTTGATCTAGTTTGCCGAGCACATCAACTTGttcaagaaggtttgaagtaTATGTTCCAAGATAAAGGACTTGTAACT GTATGGTCTGCACCAAATTATTGTTACCGCTGTGGAAATGTTGCCTCGATATTGAGTTTCAATGAGAACATG GAGAGAGAAGTGAAGTTCTTCACTGAGACTGAGGAGAACAATCAGATGCGAGGACCCAGAAGTGGAGTACCGTATTTTTTGTGA
- the LOC140875818 gene encoding phytochrome-associated serine/threonine-protein phosphatase-like isoform X1, whose amino-acid sequence MDLDKWIVKVKEGQHLSEDELQLLCEYVKEILIEESNVQPVNSPVTVCGDIHGQFHDLMKLFQTGGHVPETNYIFMGDFVDRGYNSLEVFTILLLLKARYPANITLLRGNHESRQLTQVYGFYDECQRKYGNANAWRYCTDVFDYLTLSAIIDGTVLCVHGGLSPDIRSIDQIRVIERNCEIPHEGPFCDLMWSDPEDIETWAVSPRGAGWLFGSRVTSEFNHINKLDLVCRAHQLVQEGLKYMFQDKGLVTVWSAPNYCYRCGNVASILSFNENMVCVQPLPSPPLSPAPCLCGSFYYSLLEV is encoded by the exons ATGGATTTGGACAAGTGGATAGTTAAGGTGAAAGAGGGTCAGCACTTGTCCGAAGACGAACTTCAGCTCCTCTGCGAATAC GTAAAAGAGATATTGATTGAGGAGTCAAATGTTCAGCCCGTCAATAGTCCAGTCACTGTATGTGGGGACATCCATGGGCAGTTTCATGATCTAATGAAACTTTTCCAGACTGGAGGTCATGTACCAGAGACCAACTACATATTTATG GGAGATTTTGTTGATCGTGGTTATAATAGTCTAGAAGTTTTCACCATTCTTTTGCTTCTCAAAGCAAG ATATCCAGCTAACATTACTCTCCTACGTGGAAATCATGAAAGCAGGCAGTTAACACAG GTTTATGGATTCTATGATGAATGCCAAAGAAAGTATGGGAATGCTAACGCTTGGCGATATTGCACAGATGTTTTTGACTATTTAACTCTGTCAGCAATTATTGATGGGAcg GTACTGTGCGTACATGGTGGCCTATCCCCAGATATTAGAAGCATCGACCAG ATTCGAGTTATTGAACGGAACTGTGAAATTCCGCATGAAGGGCCATTCTGTGATTTAATGTGGAGTGATCCTGAAGATATTGAGACATGGGCAGTAAGTCCTCGAGGTGCAGGCTGGCTTTTCGGGTCTAGGGTTACATCTGAG TTCAATCACATCAACAAACTTGATCTAGTTTGCCGAGCACATCAACTTGttcaagaaggtttgaagtaTATGTTCCAAGATAAAGGACTTGTAACT GTATGGTCTGCACCAAATTATTGTTACCGCTGTGGAAATGTTGCCTCGATATTGAGTTTCAATGAGAACATGGTATGTGTGCAACCTCTTCCCTCACCCCCACTCTCTCCAGCTCCGTGCTTGTGCGGATCATTTTACTACTCTCTCC TTGAGGTTTGA